In Phycisphaerae bacterium, the DNA window CCAGGGTTGCGGGTCGTGGACTTGAGTGCTCACACTGCACCGCAGGGCAGCCTTTCTCCGCGACGGCCGCCCCTGAGCCGGCCAAGGCAAGACGGACGGACATGGGCCGTGGTATCATGGACGGCGGCAGGTCACGGGAAGGATACGATTGAATGCCTGGCACAAGATTGAAGAACGCGTTCCTGGTTACACCCGAAGGCGTCGTGCGGGCCGACATGGTTTTGAGAAACGGCAGAATCGTCCTGCCCGACGATTCAGCGGCCTGCGATCAGGAGATTGACCTTACCGGCAAGTATGTTGTTCCCGGGTTCGTGGACATCCATTTTCACGGTTTCAACCTTTTCGAGTTCACCCTGGGCATGTACGATCCGGCAACGGAGACTTTCGACGTCAGCGAGTCCGCGTATCGGCATGGCTTCGACATGCTGCAGAAACGGCTTTGCCAGTACGGTGTGACCGGTTTCTATGTCGGAACTTGGGCCGCACCCGTCGACACGCTGGACAGGTGCTTCAGGTACCTGAGCGAGCACATGGCCCGTTCATCCGGCACGATCAACGGTGCGAGGCTGCGCGGCGGTTTTCTCGAGGGTTCGTTCCTCAACCCGCGCTTATGCGGTGCAATGAATCCGGAATACGTACTTGAGCACTCGCGGGAATCGTTCGACCGCATCCAGAGCAGGAACATGATCAAGCTGGCCAACGTTGTTCCCGATTACGGCCGCCGAAGCTGCGATTTGATCGAGTATCTGACCGCCAAAGGCATCGTCGTGGGTGCCGGCCACGTCGACGCCACCTGCGTGCAATGGGCCGATGCCATCAAGGCCGGCCTCAAGTATGCGGTTCATTTCACCAACGGCCCGACCGGCGGTTCCACCAAGGTGTTCGACGGCGGCGGCTCCATCGAGGCGGTTCTCTCGTTCGATGAGATCTACGCGGAACTGATACTCGACGGCTATCACGTCAACCCTGCTTACGTGCGCGACATCATGCGACGCAAGGGCCTGGACAGGATCATCGGCATCACCGACGCCATGTACGTGGCGGGCTCGGGTATGACCGGCGAATTCAGTCTCGGCGGTATCTGCGGAGAGATCAGCGAGAACGGAGAATACTTCGCCGTGGTCGGAAAGAAGAACACGCTGTTCTCTGCGAACATCACCATGGACCGTGTTTTTGCCAACATCCTGAACTGGCTCAGCCGCCCCTTGCCGGGCATATGGACCCGCAAGCACGACGCGCTGCCTTTTGAGGAGGCCGTGACGGCCGCCGCGAGAATCTGTTCGACGAACGCGTGCGGCCTGACCGGCTTGAACCGCGAAGGTTACGGGACGCTGGCCACCGGAGCGCCGGCGGATCTCGCAGTGCTTTCGATCGCCGGCAGCGCGGGCTCCTATTCCGTTGCGGTCGAGCGCACGATTGTCGGCGGCACAACCGTGTACTGCGTCGGCGCCCGCTGAGCTTGGGAGCTATCGATTACGGCGAGAATCGCCGCGCGATACGGCATGATCACGACTCGCTTTCGGAGGGGAATTGCAGGCGACGTCGTCTTCTCGCTCGCCGCGGCATTTCCTCGGCATCCGCACGTGCGGCGGGCGGGCCCGAATCGACCCGTTGCCCGAGGCTCACTGTTTCTTCGGCCCCACAAGTTCGACCATGTTTCCGTCCGGATCACGCACGACAGCCAGAAAGACGCCCGGCGCCAGTTCCTTGGGCAGTTCAACCGGGCCGTTGGCGATGACCGTGCCGCCGGCCCTGCGGACCCGCTCAGCGGCGGCGGCGATATCCTGGACGTAAAAAGTCAAGTAGCGGATGCCGAAGCTGGAATGAATGAACGTGTTATCCACTCGCTTGCCCGGAGCACCCTTGAATTGCATGATCTTGACCTGGGTTGCGTTTTCGTCGTCGGCCACCTTGAAAACCCGCACGTGAAAGGGTTGGTTGTCACTGAGACCCGAGTTCCTGCCCATGTCGGCCGGAACATCGAAACCTTCCACCTCCACGAGCCCGAGCGCATTCTTGTAGAATTGCGCTGCCTTATCGATGTCGCTGACGACGATCCCGAAATCAACGCGCGCAGTGCTATAACCGTTCATCAGAGCCTCCCTCGCCGGCCCGGCCGTCGGAGACCGGGTGGCCGCGCAACCGGCAAACAGAATCAGGACCGACAATATCATCGTGTAACGCATGGAAACCTCCTTGACAATCTCGCAAGGCGAGTCTTGTCCGCGAACTCGACGATCGACTGCGCCATCGGACCGGCCAGATGGCGGGTCGCAGGTTCTTGAGCCTCACCCGGAGCCAATTCGTACTTCTCCTGCACGCCCACTGACAAACAAGACCCGCTTGCCAAAGGGGCATTGCTTGTCTTGCAGTCTTAAGCATGCCAGCCGATTCATTTCCGATCAAGCAGGCCCTGCTCGCGCATCCAGTCGACACACCGATCGGGCCATGTGGCGACCGCTTCGCCCTTCTTTCCCAGGCCGAACCCGTGCGGGCCCTTGGCATAGATGTGCATCTCGGCCGGCACCTTGGCGCGCCGCAAGGCGAGGTAAAAGGCCACGCTGTTCTCGGCAGGCACTCCGCTATCCTGATCCGTGTGCAAAAGGAACGTTGGCGGTGTGTCGGGCGTGACTTGCTTCTCGTTCGAAAGGTTCTCGACCAGCTTGGGGTCCGGCTCGGCGCCCAGGAGGTTCTTGCGCGAGCCCGCGTGGGCGAACGGTTCGGTGAAGGAGATCACCGGGTAGACCAGGACCATGAAGTCGGGCCGGCAACTGACCCGGTCGATCGGATCAGCGGCCTCGGCATTGCCCTTGTCGAAATGCGTCCCGGCCGTCGAAGCCAAGTGCCCGCCGGCCGAGAAACCCAGGATGCCGATCCGGTCGGGAACGATGTTCCACTCCTTCGCCCGGCTGCGAACCATGCGGATGGCCCGTTGGGCATCCTGCAAAGGCGCCGGGTGCCCGTAACCCGTGCCGCGGTGGCGGTACTTCAGGATGAAGCCGGCGATGCCGTTCGAGTTGAGCCACCGGGCCACCTGGTGCCCCTCATGGTCCATCGCCAAGTTGCCATATCCCCCGCCCGGGCAGATCACCACGGCCGCGCCGGTGGCTTTCTCCTTCAGGGGTAGATAGATCGTCAGCGACGGCTTGTCTCCATCCTCGTTCCCTTTGGCTCCGGGCGCCCCGTTGGGCCACAAGAGCTCGACCTTTGGCTCATCTGCGAGCGCTGCGGGAATCACACATGGCCAGACGGCAACGAACAGACACATACTCCTCATCGACTGCAACATGGAATTGTCCTTTCCGGCCAGATGCGCGATTCTGACCTCATAGCGAAATCCTACTGCGCAGGGCCGGTGAGAGTGAAGCGACGATCCGCCATCACACAAGTTACTTCAGCTACCCCCCAGTCTCAAGCCGCAGGGTACCTGATCCTCCCAAAACAGGATCGACGAGGGCGTTGGGTGCGTGACAGTCTGGGCGGGCATGCCGACCGGTCCAGGTTGGGCGATCAAGGCCCTTCAGGTTTTCCCGCCAAAGGCGGGCTGATAGGCCGGCCGTTGTACGGCCGGTTGGTGGTCGCCTGCGGTTCTTCTTCCTTTCTGTGGTCTCAGCCCGTTTCAACGGGCTTACTCGACAAGGACAAGCCCGCTAAAAAGGCCTCGATGGGGTAACACCGTGAAGCAGGAATTGGCCGACCATGAACCAGTCGTAAAACGGCCGGCCTGTTTGCCCTTCGGGAAAGACCGCTGAAGCCGTCTGGCTTGCGTTCACGACAACCGGGTCAGCCGCCAGAAGTGCCGCCGGTTCTGTCGCGGGCCCGCGGGCATTAGCCCCGCCGAAGACAACTGGCGGTTGTGTGGCGATCATGTTACCTTATGGCGCCGCCGGGGGAACCGAGCGGCAAGAGTCACTGGCGACGAGAGATATGCCACAAGCATCAGTTGAACAGATTCAGTCGTGGGGTGTGGTCGGGGCCGGCGGGGCCGGCTTTCCGTCCCATGTGAAGTTCCGGTCCAAGGCCGAGATCATCATCCTGAACGCCGCCGAGTGCGAGCCTCTTCTTCACAAAGACAAGGAATTGCTCCGGGCTTACCCGGACGAGGTAATCAGCGGCCTGTCCCAGGCTCGCCAACTTGTCGGGGCCCACGAGGCCGTAATCGGTATCAAAGGCAAGTACCACGACGTTATCGAACTGCTTCAGCCCAAGCTGCCCGAGGGCATGCGGATCGTCGAACTGGCCGACAGCTACCCAACCGGCGACGAGTTCATCCTCGTGTATGATGTGACAAAGCGGATCATCCCACCAGGCAGAATCCCCCTCGCGGTAGGTGCAGTGGTCACTAACGTGGAAACCGCCCTGAACGTCGCACGAGCCAGGCCGGTAACCGAGAAATTCCTTACCGTCGCCGGCGCCGTCGTTGAGCCGGTCACGGTGCGGGTACCCGTCGGTGTGACTTTCCGAGAAGTCATTGGCATGGCAGGTGGGGCCACGGTCGACGATCCGGTTGCCCTGGTCGGCGGCGTCATGATGGGCAGGTTGTCCACCGACTTTAACGAGGTGGTCACCAAGACCACGGGGGGACTCATCGTTCTGTCCAGGGACCA includes these proteins:
- a CDS encoding VOC family protein, translating into MRYTMILSVLILFAGCAATRSPTAGPAREALMNGYSTARVDFGIVVSDIDKAAQFYKNALGLVEVEGFDVPADMGRNSGLSDNQPFHVRVFKVADDENATQVKIMQFKGAPGKRVDNTFIHSSFGIRYLTFYVQDIAAAAERVRRAGGTVIANGPVELPKELAPGVFLAVVRDPDGNMVELVGPKKQ
- a CDS encoding alpha/beta hydrolase, encoding MCLFVAVWPCVIPAALADEPKVELLWPNGAPGAKGNEDGDKPSLTIYLPLKEKATGAAVVICPGGGYGNLAMDHEGHQVARWLNSNGIAGFILKYRHRGTGYGHPAPLQDAQRAIRMVRSRAKEWNIVPDRIGILGFSAGGHLASTAGTHFDKGNAEAADPIDRVSCRPDFMVLVYPVISFTEPFAHAGSRKNLLGAEPDPKLVENLSNEKQVTPDTPPTFLLHTDQDSGVPAENSVAFYLALRRAKVPAEMHIYAKGPHGFGLGKKGEAVATWPDRCVDWMREQGLLDRK
- a CDS encoding 4Fe-4S dicluster domain-containing protein; this encodes MPQASVEQIQSWGVVGAGGAGFPSHVKFRSKAEIIILNAAECEPLLHKDKELLRAYPDEVISGLSQARQLVGAHEAVIGIKGKYHDVIELLQPKLPEGMRIVELADSYPTGDEFILVYDVTKRIIPPGRIPLAVGAVVTNVETALNVARARPVTEKFLTVAGAVVEPVTVRVPVGVTFREVIGMAGGATVDDPVALVGGVMMGRLSTDFNEVVTKTTGGLIVLSRDHRLARRYVLGANWKATARIGASACDQCSFCTEFCPRYLLGHPIEPHKAMRSLGYSMVGEANVIGTLFCCECNLCTMMACPEDLDPSKVCVQNKRRLMAEGRKWEVEAVATRPELHLNNRRVPIARLIRKLGLADFKNKGPLLEASLITRKVRLPLKQHVGAPAAPAVKVGDVVKRGDVVAKPAENQLGAVIHASINGRVSEVSDAIVIEA